CCATGTCGGTACTTGCGACGGCCTTCAGCGCCCCGTTCGGAAGGACGCGCATCGTCTTGACGTGCGTCCCGCCGCCTTGTCCCGGACTCAGCGTGTCGACCGCGTAGACGAACGGCAAGCGCGGATTCGGCACGACCAGGGTCGAGGTCGAAATCGGCCCGCCGGGATTGAACGGCGATCCCTTCAGCTTCGCGAGCTGCCCGTTGCCGAGGATGCGGAAGACGGTGACGCCGCCGCCGCCGACGGCGGGCGCGTACAGCCACTTGCCATCCGGGCTGACCCGCGCCTCGTGCGTGATCGGACCCGTGTACCAGTTGCCGATCTGCACCAGGTTTCCACTGGGCAGGATGCGGTAGCCGATGACGTTGAAGGTGTCCTCGTGCGCGACGTAGAAGAAGCGGTTGTCCGGCGTCGTCATGCCGTTGACCGGGGTCATCCCCGTCGAAACCCTGCCGATCGGAAGCAACTTGCCGCCGGGTCCGATGCGGTAGCTCTTCACCGCGTTCTCGAAGGCACTCGTCACCCGGACGAACTTTCCATTCGGATCCACGGTCACCATCGGGGCAATCGTTCCGCCGAGTTGCTCCGCCGCGAGTCCAGTCCTGGCCAGAGCGCCCGACGGCGTGATCCGGTACGTGGCGACCTTGCCCATGCCCATGGCGGCGAACAGGTACTTGCTGTCCACCGAGGGCACCACGGTCACCGGCGGCATCGGGGTCGAGAATTTTTGAATCGGACGCAGCACGCCGGTATCGGACAGACGGTAGACCGTGATGGCGCTGTCGGCGACGTGGCTCACGTACACGGTGCGCCCGTCTTGGGCCACCTTCAGCGACATGCTCATCCTGCCGGTCGGATAGTGCCGGAGCAGACTCAGCCGCCCGTTGTCGTGCACCCGCATCACCGCGATCTGCCCGACGTCGATTCCGGCGACCAGCAGGAACTTCGACGGCTGGGCCGGATGTCCCGGGGCCGCTTGCCCGGGTGCCGCCGCAGCTCGATCAGCAGCCGCGGTGGGCGCGACGACCAATCCAACGATCAGGGCGAATACTGCGAACAGGCCACCGAAGATTTGGCGGGCCCCCATCCGTGACTTGCGCTTCATACTGCATTCCTTTATTCGTGTGCCGGGTCCGATTTGGGACGTCGACTTCCGTTGGTGAGACTTCAACTTGCTGATGATGTGGTCGTGACGGGCCGGGGCGTCAGGCCCACATGCGGGTGACGACGGATTTGGTCTCGAGGAACTCGGCGATACCTTCCGGCCCGCACTCGCGCCCCCAACCCGACTGCTTGTATCCGCCGATGGGCAGCTGGACGCCGCCGGCCCGGTGGATGTTGATGTTGACGCGCCCGGCCTTCAACTTGCGGGCCACCGTGAGCGCGTTGTTGATATCCCTGGTCCACACACTGGAGGCGAGTCCATAGGAGGTGCCGTTGGCCACCGCGACGGCCTCGTCGATCTCGTCGTAGGACAGGACGCCCAGGACCGGCCCGAAAATCTCCTCTTCGACCACCGCCATCGACGGGTCGACATCGGTCAGGACGGTCGGCTCGTAGTAGTAGCCCTTGTCCCCGACGCGCCGGCCGCCGCTCAAGACGGTGGCTCCGGCCTCGCGGCCCTTCGCCACATAACCCTCGACGCGGTCGAGTTGGCGCTGCGAGACCAGCGGCCCCAATTCGACTCCCGGCTCGGTGCGGTAGCCGATCTTCATCGCCTTGCCCGCTTCGGCCACCCCCTGCGCGACCTGGTCGGCGATGTCGGAGTGCACCAGCAGGCGGGTGCCCGCGGTACAGATCTGGCCGCTGTTCCAGAACATGCCGACCGCCAGCGCGGGCACGGCGGCGTCGATGTCGGCGTCGGGTAGCACGATCATCGGCGACTTGCCGCCGAGTTCGAGCGAGAGCTTCTTCAGGTTGCCCGCGGCGGCCTGCACGATCTGTTTGCCGACGGCGGTGGAGCCGGTGAAACTCACCTTGTCCACCCCGTCGTGGGCGGTCAGTGCGGCGCCGACGACCGAGCCCAGGCCGGGCAGGACGTTGACGACTCCGGCCGGCACCCCGGCCTGTAGCGCGAGGGCGCCGAGGGCGAGGGTGGACAGTGGCGCCTCTTCGGACGGCTTGAGGATCGTGACGCAGCCGGCGGCCAGCGCCGGTGCGAGTTTCATGGCGTTGCCGATCATCGGCGCGTTCCACGACGTGATGAGCGCGGCGACGCCCACCGGCTCCTTTCGGGTGAAGCCCTGGAACCGCATCTCCGCCGGGCCGATCTCGGCGCTGACGCCGTAGACCTTGTCGGCCCATCCGGCGAAGTAGCGGTACATGTTGACCGCCTCGGTGATCATCGCCTTCGCCGTCGGCTCCGGCATGCCGACGTCCATGCTCTCCAGGCGCGCGAGCTCGTCGGCGTTCTCCGCGATCAGGTCGGAGAGCTTCCACATCACGGCCGAGCGATGCTGGGCCGACAGGCGCATCCACCGCTCCTCGTCGCACGCCCGGCGCGCGACCTCGACAGCCCGGTCGACGTCGGCGGCGGTGCCCAGCGCGACGGCACCGATCTGCTGTTCGGTGCCGGGATCGATCACCGGCAGCGTGCCGCCCTCGACTGCCGCCACCCACTCACCGTCGATCAGCATCGATTCCGGCTTCACCAACGCCCCGAAAACACCGTCCTGCGCCATCGCGGGCCTCCATCCACTCGGGCCACGAGACTCCTGGTACCGCGGCAAACGACCGATCCGGGTGTCGCCAACGGGGATCGGCCCGGATCATGATCCGACGCTAACGTGACGTGGGCCACGCAAATGTCCAATGTTCTGCACACCGTTTCCCACCGGTAGTGATAGGGATGGTGGTCGGTTGCGGGGGTCTCGATACGACTTCTCGGCTAGCGCCTCGAAGTCACTCGACCACCGTGTTGGGGACTCGCCGACCACCTGGCTGGGCTGCCCGGTGGGGTGTTGAGGACTCGCCGACCATCTGGCCGGGCTGCCCGGTCGGTGTTGAGGACTCGCCGACCATCTGACTGGGCGGTCCGGTGGGTGGTCGAGTGCCGGGTGAGGCGAGGTCACTCGACCACCGTGTTGGGGACTCGCCGACCATCTGGCTGGGCTGCCCGGTCGGTGTTGAGGACTCGCCGACCATCTGACTGGGCGGTCCGGTGGGTGGTCGAGTGCCGGGTGAGGCGAGGTCACTCGACCACCGTGTTGGGGACTCGCCGACCATCTGGCTGGACGGTCCGGTGGGTGGTCGAGTGCCGGGTGAGGCGCTAGCCGAGAACGGTGTATCGAGACCCCCACCCAACACCGACGGCGGCACCCGCCGCGAACGGGTTGAGCTAGGCGCGCTGCGCGACCGTTCCGGTCATCTTCAGCGCCCGCATCCGGTTGTAGAGGGTCGACCGGCTGACGCCCAAGTGGACCGCGGCGCGCTGTTTGTTGCCGCCGACCGCTGCGAGGGCGTCTTCGATGGCCTCCCGTTCGGCGCGGCGCAGCGGAGACTCCGGGGCGGCGAACTCCCGATGCGTGGCGGGCAGATCGGCGACGGTGATGTCGCCGGCGGAACGACGGCGGACCGCCCCGTCGACGATCCGGCGCAGTTCGGTCAGGTTGCCCGGCCACGGCTGCGCCGACAGCACGTCGAGCGCCTCGGCGGTGAACCGCAACCCGGACAGCGGTGCGGCCTGCGACAGCATCTCGCGGGCGAGTCGCGGGATCTCGTGGCTGCGGCGGCGCAACGGCACCAATTCCTCGCGGTCGGCGCAGACCGCGACCAGCCCGGCATGTGCGCCGTGCAGGTGCTCCCCGGGGGTGGCCGTGAGCACGACCTCGCGCCCCGACGACTCGACCGCGCGCGCCAACAGCGCGGTGCCAGCCTCGGAGACGAACTGGATGTTCTCCAGCACCACCGCCGCACCCGGCGACCCGAGCAGGCGCAGCACGTCGTCGGTCCACCCGACCTCCCCGCCGCGCGCCACGTCGGCCGCATCGCGCACCGTCGCACCATCGCCGACGAGCATCCGGGCGCGATGGGTACGGCCGGTGCCCACCTCGCCGACGACCAGCAGCGGGAAGGCAACCGAGTGGTCTGCCGTGTCGCGCCGACGCGGGCCGCGGGCGGCGCCGACCAACTCCAGCAGGCTGCCGTCCACCCCGTCGATTCCGCTGCACCGCAGCCGCACCGCCTCGCCCGAGGCGAGGGTCAGCCGGTGTTCGGCCGAACCCGGCAGCACCGCCGCCTCCCGGGCGTAGGCCCGCAACGCGGCGTGGTCCTCCGGACCGATCATGTCCAGCGCCGTCGGGGTGGCGAGGGTGAGCCCCTTGGTCAGCGCGACGACCGCGCGCGACTTGCCCTGCGCCGCGTGCCGGAACGCGGCGAACAGCCTGCGGTGCGCGCTGGGCGACGTGGCGTGCAGTTGGTCGGCGACCTCCCCGGCGACGCGTCGGGCGAGCATCGGGTAGTAGCGGTTCTCGGCGTCGACCGGGCCGCCGAGCACCACGACGCCTTCGAGGCGCCGGGTGATCGGGTGGACGACCGGCTGGCCGTAGCAGGCGAAGTCTTGGAACGACGACAGGCCGTGCTCGGCGCCGCGGACGAACATCCCCTTGCGCAACTGGATCGGCGTGCCGATCGCGTTGACGCCGATCTCCTCCTCGGCGAGCAGGACACCGGGCCGCATACCCAGGCCGGTCATCCCGTCGACGATGGCGTGCGCACCGTCGAAGGTGACGGCCCGCGCCTGGTGATCGGCGGCCAACAGCACCACCGGCGTGTCGTCGAGATCCCCGACGGCACTCGCGATCGCGGTGGCCGCGGCCTCGCTATACGGCGTCCCCGATACCCCGTCCGGGTCGGCGCGGAATCCGTTCGTGGTCTTTGTCTCGGTCATGACGTTCACGGCAATCACCCATTCCGCCTCAGATGATCCGATGCTCTCGCAGCTCGGCCATTTCCGCAGGCGAAACGCCTGCCAGCTCCGTCAACACGGCTTCCGTGTCGGCCCCAAGCGCATGGGCCGCCTCGTCGATTGAGACCTGGGCTCCCGACATGCCGATCGGCACTCCCGGCGCCACCGCGTCCAGCGGCTCTCCGGTCACCCGCCGCAACGGGGTGATCGCGCCGCGTTGCGCCAACCACTCGTCGTCGAGGACTTCCAGCGCGGTTCGCACCGGCCCGCAGGGGACGCCGCGTCGCGTCGACAGCTCCTCGATGACTTCGGCGGTCGTGTGCTGCCGCGTCCACTCCTCGATGTAGTCGTTGAGCGCCGCGGCGTTGGCGGCGCGAGGGCCGCGGCCGACGAACCGGGGGTCGTCGGCGAGTTCGGGTCGGCCGATCGCCTCGACGAGGCTGACCACCCAGGCATCCGACGCAGCCGCGATCGAGACGTGCCCGTCCTTCGTCTCGTAGACGCCGAAGGGCGCGAGGCGGGTGTGCGAATTGCCCGAGCGCGGCGGGAACCCGCCCTGGCGCTGCAGGACGTCGAGGTGCTCGAACGGCAGCAGCGACGCCAGCGATTCCAGCATCGACACGTCGACGTGCTGCCCCCGCCCGGTCTTCTCCCGCTGGGTCAGCGCCGCCTGCACGCCGATCACCGCGTGCAGCGGGGCCAACAGGTCGGCGATCGGGAGACCGAAGCGCAGCGGCGGGCCGTCGACGTCGCCGGTCGTGTCCATCACGCCGGCGACCGCCTGCACGATGATGTCCATCGCCTTGGTGCCGGGGAAGGCGCTGGGGCGGCCGAGGCCGCTCAACGAGCCGTACACCAGTGCGGGGTTGATCGCGCGCAACGTCTCGTAATCGACGCCGAGCCGCTCGACGACGCCATCGCTGAGGTTCTCGAATACGACGTCGGCGTGCCGGACGAGTTCGTAGAAGAGCTCGCGACCCCGCTCGGTCTTGAGGTCGAGCTCGACGGATTTCTTGCCGCGACTGCGGGCCAGGACCGACAGCGAGACATCCCCCTCCTCGATCGCGCCGAGGTGCATCTCGCCGTCGGGGGTGGCGAACGGCGGGTTGAACCGCGCGATGTCGCTGCCGCCGGGGGATTCGATCTTGATCACCTCGGCGCCCAGGGCGGCCAGGATGAGCGTCGCGTACGGACCGGACAGCGCGACGGTGAGGTCGAGCACGCGAACGCCACCCAGGGGCCGCGAAGTGACATCGGTCATACCGTTATTTCTAACACTATCTTCGATTTTATGGAACCTGCTCAGGTCAACCGTCCCATTCGGCGGGTCCGGCGGTCGCCGATTCCGCGGATCGACCCCAGCCGACTACACGCCCCACGCCCGCGCCACGACGTCCACACCGAGGTGCTCGGTCGGCGGTCGCGCGGGCTCGCGCGCCGGTGTCGCGGAGAACCTCGGTGCCGGGTGGGGATGCTGTATCCCGTCGACGTCGGTGTAGACGCGGCGCGCGAGGTTGTGGTCGGCGGCGGCCGCTTCGGCGAAGTCCAGCACCGGCGAGACGCAGGCGTCCGTGCCGGCGAAGACCCGCGCCCACTCGTCACGCGTCCGGGTCTCGATCGTGTCGCCGATCAACGTGCGCAGCTCGTCCCAGCGGCACCGATCGGTCTGCTCCGGCCACGCGGACGTGTCGACGCCGAGGCCGGCCAGGAAGATCGCGTAGAAGTCGGGTTCCAGCGCGCCGACCGCCAGATAGCGCCCGTCGGCACAGCGGTACGTCTCGTAGAACGGCGCACCCGAATCGAGATCGTTCGTGCCCGCCTCGTCGGAGTACAGACCGCAGCCGCGCAGGCTGTGCAGTCGCGCGGTCAGCAGCGACACCCCGTCGACCATCGCCGCGTCGACGACCTGCCCGCACCCCGACTCGCGGGCCGCGAACAGCGCGCACACGATGCCGAACGCGCCGATCGCCCCGCCACCGGCATAGTCGCCGAGCAGGTTGATCGGCGGGCGCGGCGCCTCGCCGTGGCGGGCCATGGCCTGCAGGGCGCCGGATTGTGCGACGTAGTTGATGTCGTGACCGGCGTCGTGGCACCGCGGCCCGTCCTGCCCATATCCGGTGAGCCGGGCGTAGACGAGCCGCGGGTTGGCCGCGAGCGCGACGTCGGGACCGATGCCGAGCCGTTCGACGACCCCCGGGCGGTAGCCCTCGATGAAGGCATCGGCCTTGCCCATCAGCTCGAGCAGCCGCGCCTTCTCCTCCTCGGACTTGAGGTCGACGACGATCGAGTCGACGCCGCGGTTGACGACGTCGCGCTCGGGGGTCAGGCCCTTCGTCGTCGCGAGCGCGCGGGCGGCCCTATTCGACGGCCGGTCGACGCGGACGACGTGGGCGCCCATGTCGGCGAGCATCATCGAGACGAAGGGCACCGGCCCCATGCCCGCGAGGACGAGGACGCGGACTCCGCCGAGGGGTCCGGCCATCAGTACGACCGCGGGAGGCCGAGGACCTGCTGCGAGATGAAGTTGCGCACCATCTCCTGGGAGAACGGCGCGTTGGGGAGCAATCGCACCTCCCGGAGCAGTCGCTCGATGTGGTACTCCTTCGCGTACGCGTAGCCGCCGAGCGTGGAGAACCCGCGGTTGGCGGTCTCGAAGCCGGCCTCGGCGCCGAGGTACTTCGCGGCAGCCGCCTCGGGTCCGCAGGGCTTGTCCTCGTCGAACAGCCTGGCTGCGTTCATCGCCACCTGCCGGGCCGCCTGGATGCGGATCCAGGAGTCGGCCAGCGGGTGGGCGACGGCCTGGTTCTGCCCGATCGGGCGGTCGAAGACGACACGGTTCTTGGCGTACTCGGCGGCGATCTCCAGCGCGGCGCGCGCGATGCCGACGCCTTCGAGACCGACGACGATCCGCTCCGGGTTCAGTCCGTCGATGATGTAGTTGAAGCCGCGCCCGACCTCGCCGACCACGTCCTCGTCGGCGACGAACAGGTCATCGATGAAGAGTTCGTTGGTGTCGATCGCGGCGCGGCCCATCTTGTCGATCTCGCGCACCGTCACGTTGTCGCGGTTCATCTCGGCGCAGAAGATCGTCATGCCGCGCAGCGGGTGCTCCGGGTCGCGCGGCGAGGTCCGGGCCAGCAGCAGGATGCGGTGCGCGTTCTGGGCGTTGGTGATGAACACCTTCTGGCCGTTGATCTTCCAGCCGCCGTCGACCTTCTCCGCCTTGGTCTTGATGCGCGACGTGTCGACTCCGGCGGTCGGCTCGGTGATGCCGAAGGCCAGCAGCATCTCACCCGACGCGATCTGCGGCAGATATTTCTTCTTCATCTCCTCCGAGCCGTACTTGATGATCGGCGCGGGCGGGAAGACGTAGAAGTGGATGGCCGAGCCACCGCTCATCCCGGCACCGGAGGCGGCGATCTCCTCCATCATCACGCCGCACTCCTGCAGCCCCAGGCCGAGCCCGCCGTACTCCTCGGGGATCATCGCCCCCAGCCAGCCACCGGCGGCGAAGGCCTTGACGAACTCCCACGGGTACTTGTGGTTGCGGTCGCAGTCGAGCCAGTAGTCGTTGTCGTACTTGCGCGCCAGCTCGCTGACGGTGCTGCGGATCAGGTCCAAATCGGGGGCGTCGGTGGCCATGTTCTCTCCTGGTTGGCGTTCGGGGCCGGATGTCTCGCCGGATCGGCGGCGGTCCTAGCGGGTCGGGATGTTGTCGATCGGGGTGGTCGGGTCGAGCGCGGATAGGTCACCGGTGGGCTCGCCGAGGAACCGGGAGCGGATCAGGCGGCGCATGATCTTGCCGTTCTTGGTCTTCGGCAGCGTCGGCACGACGACGAGTTCCGGCGCGAAGCCCTTACCCGTGTTGCGCGCCGCGGTGCGTTCCAGATCGGCGGGATCGGCGTCGGCCGCGCGCGGCACGACGAAGGCGACGGCACGCATGCCGCGCGCCTCGTCGGGAACGCCGATGACCGCCACCTCGGCGATCCGCCCGTCCTTGAGGACGGCCGCCTCGATCTCGGCCGGGCCGACGCGGCGGCCGGACAGCTTGAGCGTGTCGTCGGAGCGGCCGTGGATCCGCCAATAGCCCTCCTCGTCGACGCTGGCGAGGTCGCCGTGGATCCAGACGCCGTCGAACCGGTCCCAGTAGGTGGCGAGGTAGCGATCGCGATCGCCCCAGAACGCGTGGGTCATGCCCGGGAAGGTGTTGAGCACCGCGAGTTCGCCGATCTGCCCGACGACGCGATTGCCCTGGTCGTCGAGGACGGCGACGTCGATGCCGGGCAGCGGATCGGTGAACGCGGCGGCCGGGGCCGCCATACCGGGATAGCCGATGATGAGTCCGCCGCCGACCTCGGTGCCGCCGGAGAAGTTGATGATCGGCCGGGTGCGCTGCCCGATCTCGGTGAACAGCCACCACCAGGTCGGCTCGTCCCAGGCCTCACCGGTGGAGACGAAGGCCTTCAGCGTGGGCACCTCGCGGACGGCGTCGTCGCCGGCGGCCCGCATGGCGCGCGCGGCGGTCGGGGCGATACCGGCGACGGTGACCTCGTTGCGGTTGAGGACATCCCACATCCGGCTGGGGGTCGGATGGACGGGAAGCCCCTCGATCATGACGATCGTCGCGCCCAGCTGCAGCGGCCCGGTGAACAGCATCGGCCCGACGAGCCAGCCGAGGTCGGTGATCCAGCTGACCGTGTCGGTGTCGTCGACGTCGAATCCGTAGGCGAAGTCGACCGCGCACTTGACGGCGAACCCGCCGTGGCTGTGCACGATCCCCTTGGGCCGGCCGGTGGTGCCCGAGGTGTAGACGAGGCACAGCGGGTCGTTCGACTCCGTCTCGGCGGTCTCGACGGCCGGGTCCTTCGGCAGCTCGTCGAAGTACACGTCGCGCCCAGGTGTCATCGCGACGTCGGTGCCCAGGTGCCGCACGACGACGACGTTGGTCACGCTCGGCGAGAGCGCCAGCGCCTCGTCGGCCGTCGTCTTCATCTCGACGGTCTTGTCGCGTCGGGTGGTGCCGTCGGCGGTGACCAGCACCTTGGCCTGCGAGTCCTGGATGCGGGTGGACAGCGCGTCGGCGGCGTATCCGCTGAACGTCGGCACCGCGACCGCGCCGAGCATCGCCGTCGCGAGGAAAGCGACGACGGCCTCGGGGACCACCGGCATGAAGAGCACCACCCGATCGCCCTTGCCGACGCCGAAGGCCGCGAGGTTGGCGGCGAATTCGCGCACGGCCAGGTCGAGTTCGCCGTAGGTCAGGGTGCGGCGCTGCCCGGAGTCGCCCTCGTAGACGACGGCGGTCTTCTCGCGCAGCGGTCCCTCGGCGTGCCGATGCGCCGTCAGCTGGGCGAGGTTGATGCGGCCGCCGGGGAACCATTTGGGGAAGGGCTTGCCCTCGGACTCGTCGAGGACCTTGGTGAAGGGCGCGGTGAAGTCGACGTTCAAGTCCTCGACGACGGCTCGCCAGAACCACTCCGGATCGGCGATGGCCCGCTCGTTCATCTCGGCGAAGCCGGCCCGGTCGCCGGAGTATCCCCAGCTGCGCAACGCGGCGAACAACCGGCTGCGCGCGACGACGTCGGGACCGGGCACCCAGTCGAGGGTGTCTTTGCTGTGGGCTCCCATAGTCGTCGCCTACTTCTCCAGCGAGGACTTCTTGATCATCAGGCCGACGCGCAAGGTGTCGCAGACGACCTCGTCGCGCTGGTTGATGCCCTGGTGGCGGAAGGTCACGATGCCCGAGTCGTCGCGCTTCTTCGACTCCCGCATCGCGACGATCTCGGTGCGCACCCGGATGGTGTCGCCGTGGAAGGTCGGCTTGGGGAACTTCGTCTCGGTGAAGCCGAGGTTGCCCAGCGTGGTGCCGTAGGTGGTCTGCTGCATCGAGATGCCGCACACCAGGCCGAGCAGGAACAGGCTGTTCACCAGGCGCTGCCCGTGGATCGAGTGCGACGAGTACTCCGCGTCCAGATGCAACGGCGCCATGTTCAACGTCATCGTCGAGAACAGCACGTTGTCGGCCTCGGTCACCGTGCGGCGCACCTCGTGCTCGATAACCTGTCCGACTTCGAACTCCTCGTAGTACAAGCCCGGCATGATGTGTCCTCTCGTGAGTGGGGAAAGCTGCGTTGATTACGGATTGTATATTATGCTTTACCGGACGTGGGTCGGATCACACAAGTTCGGTTTGTCTTGTGACGATCACACCGGGTAGGAACGGCAATAGGCTTTCCGACGCGGACCAGGGAACATCCGACAGGAGAGAGCACATGCCAGAAACCAGCCCAGCCATCGCCGGACCCGAGGTCGACGCGGAGGATTTCGCCCAGATCCGGGACTCGGTGCGCGAATGGGTCCGCACGCGCGTCGTCCCGCGTGAGGCCGAGATCGCCGACAACGACGCGATGCCCGACGACATCCGCCAACAGGCCAAGGACATGGGGCTGTTCGGCTTCGCCATCCCGCAGGAGTGGGGCGGCCTCGGACTCGACCTGGCCCAGGATGTCGAGCTGGCGATGGAACTCGGCTACACCGCACTCGCCCTGCGCTCGATGTTCGGCACCAACAACGGCATCGCCGGTCAGGTCCTGGTCAACTTCGGCACCGACGAGCAGAAGGCCACCTGGCTCCCCGGCATCGCCTCCGGCGACGTGGTGGCCTCCTTCGCGCTGACCGAGCCCGGCGCCGGCTCCAACCCGGCCGGCCTGCGCACCAAGGCCGTCCAGGACGGCGACGACTGGGTCATCGACGGCGAGAAGTGCTTCATCACCAACGCCCCGACCGCCAACCTGTTCGTCACCTTCGCCCGCACCCGCCCCGCCGACGAGAACGGACCCGGCATCGCGGTCTTCCTCGTCCCCGGCGACGCCGACGGACTGTCCGTCGCCCCGCATGACGCCAAGATGGGCCAACAGGGCGCCTGGACCTCCAACGTCTCCTTCAGCGGCGTGCGCGTCCCCGCCTCGGCGCTGGTCGGCGGCGACGTCGACACCGGCTACCGCGCCGCGATGATCTCCCTGGCCCGCGGTCGCGTCCACATCTCCGGCCTCGCCGTCGGTGCCGCGCAACGCGCACTCGACGAATCCCTGCGCCACGTCGCCGTCACCACCCAGGGCGGCACCCCCATCGGCGACTTCCAACTGGTCCAAGCCCACATCGCCGACATGCAGACCGGCATCATGGCCGGACGAGCCCTCGCCCGCGACGCCGCACAGAAATGGGTCACGGGCGAAGACCGTCGCATCGCCCCGTCGGTCGCCAAGCTCTACTGCACCGAAATGGTCGGCCAAGTCGCCGACAAAGCCGTCCAAGTCCACGGCGGCTCCGGCTACATGCGGGAGATGCCCGTCGAACGCATCTACCGCGACGTCCGCCTCCTGCGCCTCTACGAGGGCACCAGCGAAATCCAACGCCTCATCATCGGCGGCGGACTGGTCAAACAAGCCAAGAAGGAGGCCAAGGGCTGATGCCCAACACCTACGACATCGACGGTCCCGCCCTCGCGGACCGCAGCCTCGCCCACCGCGTCCGCACGGCCGCGACCTTCCTGTTCGTCCCGGGCAACCGGCCCGAGCGCTTCGAGAAGGCGATGGGGGCCGGCGCCGATCTGGTCGTCCTCGACCTGGAGGACGCGGTGGGCGCCGACGAGAAGGACGCCGCCCGTCGCAACGTCGAGAGGTTCGTCGCAGCCGGCAACGAATGCGTGGTCCGCGTCAACGCCCCCAACTCGGGGTTGCTGCGCGCCGATCTCGCCGCCCTCGACGGTCTGCGCTGCGCCATCATGGTGCCCAAGTCCGAGGATCCCGAACAGCTGCGCCGCATCGGTGCCGCTCGCGGGCTGGTACCGGTCATGATCGCGCTCGTCGAGACCGCGCGCGGCGTGGTGGACGCCGCCCAGATCGCCCGGGTGCCCGGCATCCAACGCCTCGCGCTGGGCAGCTTCGACCTCGCCGCCGAACTCGGCATCGACCCGGTCGACCAGCAGGCACTCGCCGCGACCCGCGGAAACCTGGTCCTCGCGTCGGCCGCCGCCGGACTCAGCGGACCGGTCGACGGCGTGACCGCCGCCGTCGACGACACCGACAAGATCGCCGCGGAGACCACCGCCGCCCGACGCCTCGGGTTCGCCGGCAAGCTGTGCATCCACCCGCGGCAGGTGCCCACCGTCGCATCGGCCTTCGCCCCGACGGAGGCCGAGCAGGTGTGGGCGCGGCGCGTCCTGGAGGCGATCGCCGAGGGCGACGGGGTGGCGGTCCTCGACGGCGAGATGATCGACAAACCCGTCCTCGACCGCGCTCAGCGCATCCTCGCCCGCACCGGCAGCTGACCTTCCCGCAACAACCCAGAACGGAATACCCACATGTCTGACGCACTCCTCTCCGGCAAGACCGCCGTCATCACCGGCGCCGCCCAGGGCATCGGCCTGGCCATCGCGAAGCGCTTCATCGCCTCCGGCGCGAACGTGGTCCTCGGCGACATGAACGCCGACGCGGTGGCCACGGCCGCCGCCGACCTCGGCGCCGACGTCGCGTCCGGCGTCGCCGCGAACGTCACCTCGGCCGACGATGTCGCGGCGCTGCTCAAGGCCGCCCAGGACCGCTTCGGTTCCGTCGACGTCATGGTCAACAACGCGGGGATCACCCGCGACGCCTCGCTGCGGAAGATGACCGAGGAGCAGTTCGACCAGGTCATCTCGGTCCACCTGAAGGGCACCTGGCTGGGCACCAAGCTGGCCGCGGAGATCATGCGCGAACAGGGCAGCGGCTCGATCATCAACATGTCGTCGATCTCGGGCAAGGTCGGCAATTTCGGCCA
This genomic interval from Gordonia sp. X0973 contains the following:
- a CDS encoding CoA ester lyase; its protein translation is MPNTYDIDGPALADRSLAHRVRTAATFLFVPGNRPERFEKAMGAGADLVVLDLEDAVGADEKDAARRNVERFVAAGNECVVRVNAPNSGLLRADLAALDGLRCAIMVPKSEDPEQLRRIGAARGLVPVMIALVETARGVVDAAQIARVPGIQRLALGSFDLAAELGIDPVDQQALAATRGNLVLASAAAGLSGPVDGVTAAVDDTDKIAAETTAARRLGFAGKLCIHPRQVPTVASAFAPTEAEQVWARRVLEAIAEGDGVAVLDGEMIDKPVLDRAQRILARTGS
- the fabG gene encoding 3-oxoacyl-ACP reductase FabG → MSDALLSGKTAVITGAAQGIGLAIAKRFIASGANVVLGDMNADAVATAAADLGADVASGVAANVTSADDVAALLKAAQDRFGSVDVMVNNAGITRDASLRKMTEEQFDQVISVHLKGTWLGTKLAAEIMREQGSGSIINMSSISGKVGNFGQSNYAAAKAGIVALSKAAAREVAPKGVRVNSIQPGLIRTAMTEAMPKDAWDSKMAEIPMGRAGEPDEIAKVALFLASDLSSYMTGTVLEVTGGRYM